The nucleotide sequence GTTGAAATTAGGAATACCCCAAGATAGTGATCTAAGAGGATGCTTGTTTGTGAGTTCAGGTTTAGGTGGAATGAGCGGTGCTCAGGCAAAAGCAATAGAAATTGCAAAAGGGGTTGGGATAATTGCAGAAGTAGATTACTCGAGAATACAAACAAGGCTCAACCAAGGTTGGTTAAAAACCTACAGCAAAGATTTGGATGAAGTTTTTGAAATAGCCTTCGATCATCTAAATAGAAAAGAACCCATTTCCATCGGTTATTATGGTAATATTGTAGATCTATTGGAATACATTGTAAAGAAAGGTATAAAAGTAGATTTGTTATCAGATCAGACATCTTGTCACGCCGCCTACGAGGGAGGGTACTGCCCTCAAGGCTTGACTCATGAAGAGAAGAATCAGCTCTTAAAAACAAATAAAGAGAAATTTGTTGAATTAGTCAACAATTCACTGAGAAGACATTTTGAGCTTATAAAAACAATGGTTGAAAGGGGAACCTACTTTTTTGACTATGGGAATAGTTTCATGAAGGCGGTTTTTGATGCAGGCGTGAAAGAAATAGCAAAAAATGGCTTGGATGAAAGCGAAGGATTCATCTTTCCCTCGTATGTGGAAGACATAATGGGACCATTAATATTCGACTATGGTTATGGACCTTTCAGGTGGGTATGTTTAAGTGGAAAACGGGAAGATCTATTGAAAACGGATAAAGCAGCGATGGAATGTATAGATCCCAATAGAAGGGGCCAAGATAGAGACAATTACATATGGATTAGAGATGCTGATAAAAACAATCTCGTTGTAGGTACTCAAGCACGAATTCTTTATCAAGATGCTATGGGAAGGATGAAGATAGCGCTTAAATTCAATGAAATGGTTAGAAAAGGGGAAGTTGGCCCCATAATGCTCGGAAGGGATCATCATGATGCGGGTGGAGCTGACTCTCCTTTTAGAGAAACAGCGAATATAAAAGATGGGAGTAATATAATGGCGGATATGGCAACCCATGATTTTGCTGGAAATATAGCAAGGGGAATGAGTTTGGTAACACTGCACAACGGAGGCGGAGTTGGTATCGGTAAAGCCATTAACGGTGGTTTTGGATTGGTTCTTGACGGAAGTGGAAGGGTGGATGAAATAATAAAGAACGCAATTCCATGGGATGTTATGGTTGGGGTTGCCAGACGATCATGGGCTAGAAATGAAGCTTCTATAGAAACATCAATAGAGTACAACAAAGAAAACAAAAACACGGACCACATAACTTTGCCATATATTGCTGATAAAAATATGATAAAAGATTTGGTTGACAAATACTTATGAGGGTTAGGAGGTAGATGTTTTGAACAAAATCGTTGAATGTGTTCCAAATTTCAGTGAAGGAAGAGATAAAGAAAAGTTAGAATGTATTGTAGATGAAGTAAGAAAACAAGAAGGAGTAAAATTATTAGATTACTCTATGGATAAAGACCACAACAGAAGCGTAGTTACTTTTGTGGGAGAACCTGATATGGTAATAGAAGCAGCTTTTAACGCCTGTAAAAAAGCGGCTGAGTTGATAGATTTGAGAACTCATAAAGGTGAACATCCAAGAATGGGGGCTACAGACGTTATCCCGCTCATTCCAATTAAAAACATATCGATGCAAGAGTGTGTAGAATACTCTAAAAAATTGGCAAAAAGAATAGGAGAAGAGTTGAATATCCCCGTAATATTGTATGAAAAATCAGCCAGCCGACCTGAAAGAGAAGATTTAGCCGTTATAAGAAAAGGTGAGTTCGAAGGGATGTTTGAGAAATTAAAACAAGAAGAGTTCAAGCCAGATTTTGGCCCAGATCAACCGCATGAAAGTGCAGGAGTTACCGCCGTGGGCGCCAGGATGCCTTTGATAGCTTTCAACGTGAACCTGAATACCAACAATTTAGACATTGCAAAAAAGATAGCCAAAGCGGTTAGGGGGAAAAGTGGAGGATTTAAATACTGTAAAGCGTTAGGTTTTGAATTGAAAGAAAGGAATATAGTCCAAGTTTCCATGAATATGGTTGATTACACAAAAACACCTTTGTACAGAGTATTTCAAGTGATAGAAAACGAAGCGAACAGATATGGAGTGAACGTTGTTGGAAGTGAAATAGTTGGATTGGTACCGATGAATGCCCTTGTTGATACAGCTGATTACTTTTTAAAATTAGAAGATTTCAGCTATGACCGCGTTTTAGAAAATAAAATTTATGGTGATTGATATGGATGAAAAAGCTACTTTGGTGATAAAAAACATTTCAAATTTAATAACGATGAAGGGGCCTAATAGGCCAAGAAAGAAAGAGGAAATGTCAGAAATTGGCTTAATTAAAAATGGAATCATTTCTGCTTCAAAAGATAAGATTATCTACGTTGGAAGTGGTGACTTGCCAAAAGACATAGAAATAGCTCAAGATGCAAAAATTATAAACGCCCAAGGGAAAACTGTAACACCCGGTTTAATAGACTCTCACACTCATTTGGTTCATGGAGGCTCAAGGGAATACGAATTATTTAAGAAGTTAGAAGGTAAAAGTTACTTAGATATTTTAAATTCTGGGGGAGGAATACACGACACCGTCGAATCAACTAAAAAAGCGTCTTTCGAAGAATTACTTAAAAAGGCAGAAAAGAGTTTAAATA is from Petrotoga miotherma DSM 10691 and encodes:
- the ftcD gene encoding glutamate formimidoyltransferase, producing the protein MNKIVECVPNFSEGRDKEKLECIVDEVRKQEGVKLLDYSMDKDHNRSVVTFVGEPDMVIEAAFNACKKAAELIDLRTHKGEHPRMGATDVIPLIPIKNISMQECVEYSKKLAKRIGEELNIPVILYEKSASRPEREDLAVIRKGEFEGMFEKLKQEEFKPDFGPDQPHESAGVTAVGARMPLIAFNVNLNTNNLDIAKKIAKAVRGKSGGFKYCKALGFELKERNIVQVSMNMVDYTKTPLYRVFQVIENEANRYGVNVVGSEIVGLVPMNALVDTADYFLKLEDFSYDRVLENKIYGD
- a CDS encoding urocanate hydratase, with protein sequence MVNNIDISSAMSIKLDDKLPSMPKFFEGIRRAPKRPLNLSKREVELALANALRYVPESLHEELAPEFLQELFTRGRIYGYRYRPEGNIKAKPIDMYKGKCIEGKAFQVMIDNNLDFDVALYPYELVTYGETGQVCQNWMQYRLIKKYLEELTREQTLVVASGHPLGLYRSTPNSPRVIITNALMVGMFDDQEHWIKAQAMGVANYGQMTAGGWMYIGPQGIVHGTYNTLLNAGRLKLGIPQDSDLRGCLFVSSGLGGMSGAQAKAIEIAKGVGIIAEVDYSRIQTRLNQGWLKTYSKDLDEVFEIAFDHLNRKEPISIGYYGNIVDLLEYIVKKGIKVDLLSDQTSCHAAYEGGYCPQGLTHEEKNQLLKTNKEKFVELVNNSLRRHFELIKTMVERGTYFFDYGNSFMKAVFDAGVKEIAKNGLDESEGFIFPSYVEDIMGPLIFDYGYGPFRWVCLSGKREDLLKTDKAAMECIDPNRRGQDRDNYIWIRDADKNNLVVGTQARILYQDAMGRMKIALKFNEMVRKGEVGPIMLGRDHHDAGGADSPFRETANIKDGSNIMADMATHDFAGNIARGMSLVTLHNGGGVGIGKAINGGFGLVLDGSGRVDEIIKNAIPWDVMVGVARRSWARNEASIETSIEYNKENKNTDHITLPYIADKNMIKDLVDKYL